One Capsicum annuum cultivar UCD-10X-F1 chromosome 2, UCD10Xv1.1, whole genome shotgun sequence genomic window carries:
- the LOC107859249 gene encoding receptor kinase-like protein Xa21 isoform X1, whose product MCHSLRKFKKIVVISNKLSGPIPAGLSNCTELYELSLSYNSFSGSIPPEIANMERLEFLNLGGNNLRGTIPVKIGNLRNLQQLQLEDNQIVGSMPHTIFVNMSLLRLLNFNTNNLTGVIPREIGNLQKLEILYLQYNKLSGSIPSSLGDWRHLEELTFSYNNLTGAIPRELFNISTLVTMLLDNNNLSGSLPSAPGYWKTNLEHLDLPQNNIGGVIPISISNSSNLKELYLSENKFSGQIPNSLGDLRQLERLYLYTNNLSSPQLSILTSLANCRCIDIEFTDNPLNGVLPGSIGNLSSTIEIFYLALSQITGHIPLGIGNLSNLNTLSLFGNDLTGSVPRTLCDLQKLQGLSLDQNRLSGPLPECLCKLPELGVVSLTYNQFSGPIPSCIGDVTSLRNLYLKSNRFANVPLSLWSLKDLLELDLSNNTLVGSLPPDFGNLNAITSIDLSRNHLSGSIPSTVGDLQQLLYLSLAYNELQGSIPESLGNMVSLESANLSSNILSGVIPKSLEKLKYLKNFNVSFNRLEGEIPFKGPFLNFTSQSFMGNEELCSDLLLHPCMTMSSHHSRRSKLLLIILVPFGASVMVLGTIIVFMFRRRGNKNVPTQAESFPAITLARISYIEIERATQGFDQCKLTGSGGFGSVYKGVFASGMTLAIKVFNIQVEGALKSFDAECEALRNLRHRNLTKVISSCSNLDFKALLREYMPNGSLEKWLHSDEYFLNMIQRLDIMIDVALALEYLHHGYATIVVHSDLKPSNVLLDEKLVGHVSDFGLTKLIGEGESIAHTITRATMGYIAPEYGSVGLVSRRCDVYSYGIMLMETFTRKKPYDEMFQENLNMRIWVSNSLPVAPDDIIDDTLLEPEDIDFEKKLHCVSSILELALNCTAESPNERPNMKDVLANIKKYPIFLNILMSQM is encoded by the exons ATGTGCCACAGTCttcgaaaatttaaaaagatagtCGTAATTTCAAACAAGTTAAGTGGTCCCATTCCAGCAGGTTTGTCTAACTGCACGGAATTGTATGAATTGTCGTTGTCATACAATAGCTTCAGTGGGAGCATTCCACCAGAAATTGCAAACATGGAGAGGCTTGAGTTCTTAAACCTCGGGGGAAACAACTTGCGAG GCACAATTCCTGTCAAGATTGGTAATTTGCGGAACTTGCAGCAATTACAACTGGAGGACAACCAAATCGTGGGTTCAATGCCGCACACCATATTCGTGAACATGTCATTACTACGGTTACTTAATTTCAACACCAATAATCTAACTG GTGTTATACCCAGAGAGATTGGGAACCTTCAGAAATTGGAGATACTTTATTTGCAATATAACAAATTAAGTGGCTCCATTCCCAGCTCATTGGGGGATTGGAGACATCTCGAAGAGTTAACTTTCTCCTACAATAATTTAACAG GTGCTATACCCAGAGAGCTCTTCAATATCTCTACTCTAGTAACCATGTTACTTGACAACAATAACCTTTCGGGTAGTCTTCCATCTGCTCCAGGCTACTGGAAAACAAATCTAGAGCATTTGGATCTTCCTCAAAACAACATAGGTGGAGTCATACCCATCTCAATTTCCAATTCCTCAAATCTAAAGGAATTATATCTTAGTGAAAACAAATTCAGTGGCCAAATTCCTAACTCGTTGGGGGATTTGAGACAGCTTGAGCGCTTGTATTTGTACACCAACAACTTATCGTCTCCCCAACTAAGTATCTTAACTTCATTGGCGAACTGCAGATGTATAGATATAGAATTCACGGATAATCCTCTGAATGGTGTTCTTCCAGGATCCATAGGCAATCTCTCCAGCAccattgaaatattttatttagctCTTTCACAAATTACGGGTCACATACCATTAGGAATAGGGAATTTAAGTAACTTAAACACTTTGTCCCTATTCGGGAATGACTTAACTGGATCAGTGCCAAGAACATTATGTGATTTACAAAAACTTCAAGGGTTAAGTCTTGACCAAAATAGGTTAAGTGGACCCTTGCCAGAGTGCCTTTGCAAATTGCCGgagttgggtgtggtttctttgaCGTATAATCAATTTTCAGGTCCAATACCATCTTGCATTGGCGACGTTACCTCTTTGAGAAATCTTTATCTAAAGTCAAATAGGTTCGCCAACGTACCCTTGAGTCTATGGAGCCTCAAAGATCTTTTGGAGCTTGACTTGTCAAATAACACTTTGGTTGGTTCTTTACCTCCAGATTTTGGAAATTTGAATGCAATAACTTCCATAGATCTTTCGAGGAATCATCTTTCAGGAAGTATTCCCTCCACAGTTGGAGACTTGCAGCAACTACTTTATCTTTCTTTGGCATATAACGAGTTACAAGGATCTATTCCGGAGTCACTCGGGAACATGGTAAGTTTGGAATCGGCGAATCTATCCAGTAACATTCTATCAGGCGTGATTCCAAAATCATTAGAGAAACTTAAGTATCTGAAGAATTTCAATGTATCATTCAATAGATTAGAAGGTGAAATTCCATTTAAAGGACCTTTTCTTAATTTCACCTCTCAATCTTTTATGGGAAATGAAGAGTTATGCAGCGATTTGCTTCTCCATCCTTGTATGACTATGTCTTCTCATCATTCAAGGAGAAGCAAATTGCTTCTGATTATACTCGTCCCATTTGGAGCTTCAGTAATGGTACTTGGCACAATCATTGTGTTTATGTTTAGGAGACGCGGGAATAAAAATGTTCCAACTCAAGCCGAATCCTTTCCTGCAATAACACTAGCCAGGATTTCATACATTGAAATTGAAAGGGCAACTCAAGGGTTTGACCAATGCAAGTTAACAGGCTCTGGAGGTTTTGGTTCTGTTTACAAGGGCGTGTTTGCAAGTGGGATGACTTTGGCAATCAAGGTGTTCAATATACAGGTAGAAGGTGCGTTAAAGAGTTTTGATGCTGAATGTGAAGCTTTACGCAACCTTCGCCACAGAAATCTTACCAAAGTTATCAGCAGTTGTTCTAACTTGGATTTTAAAGCATTACTTCGAGAGTACATGCCCAATGGAAGCCTGGAGAAATGGTTACATTCTGATGAGTACTTCTTGAATATGATACAAAGATTAGACATAATGATCGATGTTGCATTAGCTTTGGAATATCTCCATCATGGTTATGCCACAATTGTTGTACATAGTGACTTGAAGCCTAGTAATGTCCTGCTAGACGAGAAGTTGGTTGGCCATGTGAGTGACTTTGGCCTGACCAAGTTAATAGGAGAAGGGGAATCAATTGCTCATACAATAACTCGTGCTACGATGGGCTACATTGCACCAG AGTATGGATCAGTAGGATTAGTTTCTCGAAGATGTGACGTGTACAGCTATGGAATTATGCTCATGGAAACTTTCACAAGGAAAAAGCCATATGATGAAATGTTTCAAGAAAATTTGAACATGAGGATTTGGGTCTCTAATTCACTACCCGTCGCACCagatgatattattgatgacaCCTTATTGGAACCTGAAgatattgattttgagaaaaagttGCATTGTGTGTCCTCTATTTTGGAGTTGGCATTGAATTGCACAGCTGAATCTCCTAATGAGAGGCCGAACATGAAAGATGTTTTGGCAAATATCAAGAAG TATCCAATCTTTTTAAACATTCTAATGTCACAAATGTAG
- the LOC107859249 gene encoding receptor kinase-like protein Xa21 isoform X2, with protein MCHSLRKFKKIVVISNKLSGPIPAGLSNCTELYELSLSYNSFSGSIPPEIANMERLEFLNLGGNNLRGTIPVKIGNLRNLQQLQLEDNQIVGSMPHTIFVNMSLLRLLNFNTNNLTGVIPREIGNLQKLEILYLQYNKLSGSIPSSLGDWRHLEELTFSYNNLTGAIPRELFNISTLVTMLLDNNNLSGSLPSAPGYWKTNLEHLDLPQNNIGGVIPISISNSSNLKELYLSENKFSGQIPNSLGDLRQLERLYLYTNNLSSPQLSILTSLANCRCIDIEFTDNPLNGVLPGSIGNLSSTIEIFYLALSQITGHIPLGIGNLSNLNTLSLFGNDLTGSVPRTLCDLQKLQGLSLDQNRLSGPLPECLCKLPELGVVSLTYNQFSGPIPSCIGDVTSLRNLYLKSNRFANVPLSLWSLKDLLELDLSNNTLVGSLPPDFGNLNAITSIDLSRNHLSGSIPSTVGDLQQLLYLSLAYNELQGSIPESLGNMVSLESANLSSNILSGVIPKSLEKLKYLKNFNVSFNRLEGEIPFKGPFLNFTSQSFMGNEELCSDLLLHPCMTMSSHHSRRSKLLLIILVPFGASVMVLGTIIVFMFRRRGNKNVPTQAESFPAITLARISYIEIERATQGFDQCKLTGSGGFGSVYKGVFASGMTLAIKVFNIQVEGALKSFDAECEALRNLRHRNLTKVISSCSNLDFKALLREYMPNGSLEKWLHSDEYFLNMIQRLDIMIDVALALEYLHHGYATIVVHSDLKPSNVLLDEKLVGHVSDFGLTKLIGEGESIAHTITRATMGYIAPEYGSVGLVSRRCDVYSYGIMLMETFTRKKPYDEMFQENLNMRIWVSNSLPVAPDDIIDDTLLEPEDIDFEKKLHCVSSILELALNCTAESPNERPNMKDVLANIKKIKREFLRR; from the exons ATGTGCCACAGTCttcgaaaatttaaaaagatagtCGTAATTTCAAACAAGTTAAGTGGTCCCATTCCAGCAGGTTTGTCTAACTGCACGGAATTGTATGAATTGTCGTTGTCATACAATAGCTTCAGTGGGAGCATTCCACCAGAAATTGCAAACATGGAGAGGCTTGAGTTCTTAAACCTCGGGGGAAACAACTTGCGAG GCACAATTCCTGTCAAGATTGGTAATTTGCGGAACTTGCAGCAATTACAACTGGAGGACAACCAAATCGTGGGTTCAATGCCGCACACCATATTCGTGAACATGTCATTACTACGGTTACTTAATTTCAACACCAATAATCTAACTG GTGTTATACCCAGAGAGATTGGGAACCTTCAGAAATTGGAGATACTTTATTTGCAATATAACAAATTAAGTGGCTCCATTCCCAGCTCATTGGGGGATTGGAGACATCTCGAAGAGTTAACTTTCTCCTACAATAATTTAACAG GTGCTATACCCAGAGAGCTCTTCAATATCTCTACTCTAGTAACCATGTTACTTGACAACAATAACCTTTCGGGTAGTCTTCCATCTGCTCCAGGCTACTGGAAAACAAATCTAGAGCATTTGGATCTTCCTCAAAACAACATAGGTGGAGTCATACCCATCTCAATTTCCAATTCCTCAAATCTAAAGGAATTATATCTTAGTGAAAACAAATTCAGTGGCCAAATTCCTAACTCGTTGGGGGATTTGAGACAGCTTGAGCGCTTGTATTTGTACACCAACAACTTATCGTCTCCCCAACTAAGTATCTTAACTTCATTGGCGAACTGCAGATGTATAGATATAGAATTCACGGATAATCCTCTGAATGGTGTTCTTCCAGGATCCATAGGCAATCTCTCCAGCAccattgaaatattttatttagctCTTTCACAAATTACGGGTCACATACCATTAGGAATAGGGAATTTAAGTAACTTAAACACTTTGTCCCTATTCGGGAATGACTTAACTGGATCAGTGCCAAGAACATTATGTGATTTACAAAAACTTCAAGGGTTAAGTCTTGACCAAAATAGGTTAAGTGGACCCTTGCCAGAGTGCCTTTGCAAATTGCCGgagttgggtgtggtttctttgaCGTATAATCAATTTTCAGGTCCAATACCATCTTGCATTGGCGACGTTACCTCTTTGAGAAATCTTTATCTAAAGTCAAATAGGTTCGCCAACGTACCCTTGAGTCTATGGAGCCTCAAAGATCTTTTGGAGCTTGACTTGTCAAATAACACTTTGGTTGGTTCTTTACCTCCAGATTTTGGAAATTTGAATGCAATAACTTCCATAGATCTTTCGAGGAATCATCTTTCAGGAAGTATTCCCTCCACAGTTGGAGACTTGCAGCAACTACTTTATCTTTCTTTGGCATATAACGAGTTACAAGGATCTATTCCGGAGTCACTCGGGAACATGGTAAGTTTGGAATCGGCGAATCTATCCAGTAACATTCTATCAGGCGTGATTCCAAAATCATTAGAGAAACTTAAGTATCTGAAGAATTTCAATGTATCATTCAATAGATTAGAAGGTGAAATTCCATTTAAAGGACCTTTTCTTAATTTCACCTCTCAATCTTTTATGGGAAATGAAGAGTTATGCAGCGATTTGCTTCTCCATCCTTGTATGACTATGTCTTCTCATCATTCAAGGAGAAGCAAATTGCTTCTGATTATACTCGTCCCATTTGGAGCTTCAGTAATGGTACTTGGCACAATCATTGTGTTTATGTTTAGGAGACGCGGGAATAAAAATGTTCCAACTCAAGCCGAATCCTTTCCTGCAATAACACTAGCCAGGATTTCATACATTGAAATTGAAAGGGCAACTCAAGGGTTTGACCAATGCAAGTTAACAGGCTCTGGAGGTTTTGGTTCTGTTTACAAGGGCGTGTTTGCAAGTGGGATGACTTTGGCAATCAAGGTGTTCAATATACAGGTAGAAGGTGCGTTAAAGAGTTTTGATGCTGAATGTGAAGCTTTACGCAACCTTCGCCACAGAAATCTTACCAAAGTTATCAGCAGTTGTTCTAACTTGGATTTTAAAGCATTACTTCGAGAGTACATGCCCAATGGAAGCCTGGAGAAATGGTTACATTCTGATGAGTACTTCTTGAATATGATACAAAGATTAGACATAATGATCGATGTTGCATTAGCTTTGGAATATCTCCATCATGGTTATGCCACAATTGTTGTACATAGTGACTTGAAGCCTAGTAATGTCCTGCTAGACGAGAAGTTGGTTGGCCATGTGAGTGACTTTGGCCTGACCAAGTTAATAGGAGAAGGGGAATCAATTGCTCATACAATAACTCGTGCTACGATGGGCTACATTGCACCAG AGTATGGATCAGTAGGATTAGTTTCTCGAAGATGTGACGTGTACAGCTATGGAATTATGCTCATGGAAACTTTCACAAGGAAAAAGCCATATGATGAAATGTTTCAAGAAAATTTGAACATGAGGATTTGGGTCTCTAATTCACTACCCGTCGCACCagatgatattattgatgacaCCTTATTGGAACCTGAAgatattgattttgagaaaaagttGCATTGTGTGTCCTCTATTTTGGAGTTGGCATTGAATTGCACAGCTGAATCTCCTAATGAGAGGCCGAACATGAAAGATGTTTTGGCAAATATCAAGAAGATCAAGCGGGAATTTCTTCGCAGATGA
- the LOC107859249 gene encoding receptor kinase-like protein Xa21 isoform X3, with translation MERLEFLNLGGNNLRGTIPVKIGNLRNLQQLQLEDNQIVGSMPHTIFVNMSLLRLLNFNTNNLTGVIPREIGNLQKLEILYLQYNKLSGSIPSSLGDWRHLEELTFSYNNLTGAIPRELFNISTLVTMLLDNNNLSGSLPSAPGYWKTNLEHLDLPQNNIGGVIPISISNSSNLKELYLSENKFSGQIPNSLGDLRQLERLYLYTNNLSSPQLSILTSLANCRCIDIEFTDNPLNGVLPGSIGNLSSTIEIFYLALSQITGHIPLGIGNLSNLNTLSLFGNDLTGSVPRTLCDLQKLQGLSLDQNRLSGPLPECLCKLPELGVVSLTYNQFSGPIPSCIGDVTSLRNLYLKSNRFANVPLSLWSLKDLLELDLSNNTLVGSLPPDFGNLNAITSIDLSRNHLSGSIPSTVGDLQQLLYLSLAYNELQGSIPESLGNMVSLESANLSSNILSGVIPKSLEKLKYLKNFNVSFNRLEGEIPFKGPFLNFTSQSFMGNEELCSDLLLHPCMTMSSHHSRRSKLLLIILVPFGASVMVLGTIIVFMFRRRGNKNVPTQAESFPAITLARISYIEIERATQGFDQCKLTGSGGFGSVYKGVFASGMTLAIKVFNIQVEGALKSFDAECEALRNLRHRNLTKVISSCSNLDFKALLREYMPNGSLEKWLHSDEYFLNMIQRLDIMIDVALALEYLHHGYATIVVHSDLKPSNVLLDEKLVGHVSDFGLTKLIGEGESIAHTITRATMGYIAPEYGSVGLVSRRCDVYSYGIMLMETFTRKKPYDEMFQENLNMRIWVSNSLPVAPDDIIDDTLLEPEDIDFEKKLHCVSSILELALNCTAESPNERPNMKDVLANIKKYPIFLNILMSQM, from the exons ATGGAGAGGCTTGAGTTCTTAAACCTCGGGGGAAACAACTTGCGAG GCACAATTCCTGTCAAGATTGGTAATTTGCGGAACTTGCAGCAATTACAACTGGAGGACAACCAAATCGTGGGTTCAATGCCGCACACCATATTCGTGAACATGTCATTACTACGGTTACTTAATTTCAACACCAATAATCTAACTG GTGTTATACCCAGAGAGATTGGGAACCTTCAGAAATTGGAGATACTTTATTTGCAATATAACAAATTAAGTGGCTCCATTCCCAGCTCATTGGGGGATTGGAGACATCTCGAAGAGTTAACTTTCTCCTACAATAATTTAACAG GTGCTATACCCAGAGAGCTCTTCAATATCTCTACTCTAGTAACCATGTTACTTGACAACAATAACCTTTCGGGTAGTCTTCCATCTGCTCCAGGCTACTGGAAAACAAATCTAGAGCATTTGGATCTTCCTCAAAACAACATAGGTGGAGTCATACCCATCTCAATTTCCAATTCCTCAAATCTAAAGGAATTATATCTTAGTGAAAACAAATTCAGTGGCCAAATTCCTAACTCGTTGGGGGATTTGAGACAGCTTGAGCGCTTGTATTTGTACACCAACAACTTATCGTCTCCCCAACTAAGTATCTTAACTTCATTGGCGAACTGCAGATGTATAGATATAGAATTCACGGATAATCCTCTGAATGGTGTTCTTCCAGGATCCATAGGCAATCTCTCCAGCAccattgaaatattttatttagctCTTTCACAAATTACGGGTCACATACCATTAGGAATAGGGAATTTAAGTAACTTAAACACTTTGTCCCTATTCGGGAATGACTTAACTGGATCAGTGCCAAGAACATTATGTGATTTACAAAAACTTCAAGGGTTAAGTCTTGACCAAAATAGGTTAAGTGGACCCTTGCCAGAGTGCCTTTGCAAATTGCCGgagttgggtgtggtttctttgaCGTATAATCAATTTTCAGGTCCAATACCATCTTGCATTGGCGACGTTACCTCTTTGAGAAATCTTTATCTAAAGTCAAATAGGTTCGCCAACGTACCCTTGAGTCTATGGAGCCTCAAAGATCTTTTGGAGCTTGACTTGTCAAATAACACTTTGGTTGGTTCTTTACCTCCAGATTTTGGAAATTTGAATGCAATAACTTCCATAGATCTTTCGAGGAATCATCTTTCAGGAAGTATTCCCTCCACAGTTGGAGACTTGCAGCAACTACTTTATCTTTCTTTGGCATATAACGAGTTACAAGGATCTATTCCGGAGTCACTCGGGAACATGGTAAGTTTGGAATCGGCGAATCTATCCAGTAACATTCTATCAGGCGTGATTCCAAAATCATTAGAGAAACTTAAGTATCTGAAGAATTTCAATGTATCATTCAATAGATTAGAAGGTGAAATTCCATTTAAAGGACCTTTTCTTAATTTCACCTCTCAATCTTTTATGGGAAATGAAGAGTTATGCAGCGATTTGCTTCTCCATCCTTGTATGACTATGTCTTCTCATCATTCAAGGAGAAGCAAATTGCTTCTGATTATACTCGTCCCATTTGGAGCTTCAGTAATGGTACTTGGCACAATCATTGTGTTTATGTTTAGGAGACGCGGGAATAAAAATGTTCCAACTCAAGCCGAATCCTTTCCTGCAATAACACTAGCCAGGATTTCATACATTGAAATTGAAAGGGCAACTCAAGGGTTTGACCAATGCAAGTTAACAGGCTCTGGAGGTTTTGGTTCTGTTTACAAGGGCGTGTTTGCAAGTGGGATGACTTTGGCAATCAAGGTGTTCAATATACAGGTAGAAGGTGCGTTAAAGAGTTTTGATGCTGAATGTGAAGCTTTACGCAACCTTCGCCACAGAAATCTTACCAAAGTTATCAGCAGTTGTTCTAACTTGGATTTTAAAGCATTACTTCGAGAGTACATGCCCAATGGAAGCCTGGAGAAATGGTTACATTCTGATGAGTACTTCTTGAATATGATACAAAGATTAGACATAATGATCGATGTTGCATTAGCTTTGGAATATCTCCATCATGGTTATGCCACAATTGTTGTACATAGTGACTTGAAGCCTAGTAATGTCCTGCTAGACGAGAAGTTGGTTGGCCATGTGAGTGACTTTGGCCTGACCAAGTTAATAGGAGAAGGGGAATCAATTGCTCATACAATAACTCGTGCTACGATGGGCTACATTGCACCAG AGTATGGATCAGTAGGATTAGTTTCTCGAAGATGTGACGTGTACAGCTATGGAATTATGCTCATGGAAACTTTCACAAGGAAAAAGCCATATGATGAAATGTTTCAAGAAAATTTGAACATGAGGATTTGGGTCTCTAATTCACTACCCGTCGCACCagatgatattattgatgacaCCTTATTGGAACCTGAAgatattgattttgagaaaaagttGCATTGTGTGTCCTCTATTTTGGAGTTGGCATTGAATTGCACAGCTGAATCTCCTAATGAGAGGCCGAACATGAAAGATGTTTTGGCAAATATCAAGAAG TATCCAATCTTTTTAAACATTCTAATGTCACAAATGTAG
- the LOC107859249 gene encoding receptor kinase-like protein Xa21 isoform X4, with amino-acid sequence MPHTIFVNMSLLRLLNFNTNNLTGVIPREIGNLQKLEILYLQYNKLSGSIPSSLGDWRHLEELTFSYNNLTGAIPRELFNISTLVTMLLDNNNLSGSLPSAPGYWKTNLEHLDLPQNNIGGVIPISISNSSNLKELYLSENKFSGQIPNSLGDLRQLERLYLYTNNLSSPQLSILTSLANCRCIDIEFTDNPLNGVLPGSIGNLSSTIEIFYLALSQITGHIPLGIGNLSNLNTLSLFGNDLTGSVPRTLCDLQKLQGLSLDQNRLSGPLPECLCKLPELGVVSLTYNQFSGPIPSCIGDVTSLRNLYLKSNRFANVPLSLWSLKDLLELDLSNNTLVGSLPPDFGNLNAITSIDLSRNHLSGSIPSTVGDLQQLLYLSLAYNELQGSIPESLGNMVSLESANLSSNILSGVIPKSLEKLKYLKNFNVSFNRLEGEIPFKGPFLNFTSQSFMGNEELCSDLLLHPCMTMSSHHSRRSKLLLIILVPFGASVMVLGTIIVFMFRRRGNKNVPTQAESFPAITLARISYIEIERATQGFDQCKLTGSGGFGSVYKGVFASGMTLAIKVFNIQVEGALKSFDAECEALRNLRHRNLTKVISSCSNLDFKALLREYMPNGSLEKWLHSDEYFLNMIQRLDIMIDVALALEYLHHGYATIVVHSDLKPSNVLLDEKLVGHVSDFGLTKLIGEGESIAHTITRATMGYIAPEYGSVGLVSRRCDVYSYGIMLMETFTRKKPYDEMFQENLNMRIWVSNSLPVAPDDIIDDTLLEPEDIDFEKKLHCVSSILELALNCTAESPNERPNMKDVLANIKKYPIFLNILMSQM; translated from the exons ATGCCGCACACCATATTCGTGAACATGTCATTACTACGGTTACTTAATTTCAACACCAATAATCTAACTG GTGTTATACCCAGAGAGATTGGGAACCTTCAGAAATTGGAGATACTTTATTTGCAATATAACAAATTAAGTGGCTCCATTCCCAGCTCATTGGGGGATTGGAGACATCTCGAAGAGTTAACTTTCTCCTACAATAATTTAACAG GTGCTATACCCAGAGAGCTCTTCAATATCTCTACTCTAGTAACCATGTTACTTGACAACAATAACCTTTCGGGTAGTCTTCCATCTGCTCCAGGCTACTGGAAAACAAATCTAGAGCATTTGGATCTTCCTCAAAACAACATAGGTGGAGTCATACCCATCTCAATTTCCAATTCCTCAAATCTAAAGGAATTATATCTTAGTGAAAACAAATTCAGTGGCCAAATTCCTAACTCGTTGGGGGATTTGAGACAGCTTGAGCGCTTGTATTTGTACACCAACAACTTATCGTCTCCCCAACTAAGTATCTTAACTTCATTGGCGAACTGCAGATGTATAGATATAGAATTCACGGATAATCCTCTGAATGGTGTTCTTCCAGGATCCATAGGCAATCTCTCCAGCAccattgaaatattttatttagctCTTTCACAAATTACGGGTCACATACCATTAGGAATAGGGAATTTAAGTAACTTAAACACTTTGTCCCTATTCGGGAATGACTTAACTGGATCAGTGCCAAGAACATTATGTGATTTACAAAAACTTCAAGGGTTAAGTCTTGACCAAAATAGGTTAAGTGGACCCTTGCCAGAGTGCCTTTGCAAATTGCCGgagttgggtgtggtttctttgaCGTATAATCAATTTTCAGGTCCAATACCATCTTGCATTGGCGACGTTACCTCTTTGAGAAATCTTTATCTAAAGTCAAATAGGTTCGCCAACGTACCCTTGAGTCTATGGAGCCTCAAAGATCTTTTGGAGCTTGACTTGTCAAATAACACTTTGGTTGGTTCTTTACCTCCAGATTTTGGAAATTTGAATGCAATAACTTCCATAGATCTTTCGAGGAATCATCTTTCAGGAAGTATTCCCTCCACAGTTGGAGACTTGCAGCAACTACTTTATCTTTCTTTGGCATATAACGAGTTACAAGGATCTATTCCGGAGTCACTCGGGAACATGGTAAGTTTGGAATCGGCGAATCTATCCAGTAACATTCTATCAGGCGTGATTCCAAAATCATTAGAGAAACTTAAGTATCTGAAGAATTTCAATGTATCATTCAATAGATTAGAAGGTGAAATTCCATTTAAAGGACCTTTTCTTAATTTCACCTCTCAATCTTTTATGGGAAATGAAGAGTTATGCAGCGATTTGCTTCTCCATCCTTGTATGACTATGTCTTCTCATCATTCAAGGAGAAGCAAATTGCTTCTGATTATACTCGTCCCATTTGGAGCTTCAGTAATGGTACTTGGCACAATCATTGTGTTTATGTTTAGGAGACGCGGGAATAAAAATGTTCCAACTCAAGCCGAATCCTTTCCTGCAATAACACTAGCCAGGATTTCATACATTGAAATTGAAAGGGCAACTCAAGGGTTTGACCAATGCAAGTTAACAGGCTCTGGAGGTTTTGGTTCTGTTTACAAGGGCGTGTTTGCAAGTGGGATGACTTTGGCAATCAAGGTGTTCAATATACAGGTAGAAGGTGCGTTAAAGAGTTTTGATGCTGAATGTGAAGCTTTACGCAACCTTCGCCACAGAAATCTTACCAAAGTTATCAGCAGTTGTTCTAACTTGGATTTTAAAGCATTACTTCGAGAGTACATGCCCAATGGAAGCCTGGAGAAATGGTTACATTCTGATGAGTACTTCTTGAATATGATACAAAGATTAGACATAATGATCGATGTTGCATTAGCTTTGGAATATCTCCATCATGGTTATGCCACAATTGTTGTACATAGTGACTTGAAGCCTAGTAATGTCCTGCTAGACGAGAAGTTGGTTGGCCATGTGAGTGACTTTGGCCTGACCAAGTTAATAGGAGAAGGGGAATCAATTGCTCATACAATAACTCGTGCTACGATGGGCTACATTGCACCAG AGTATGGATCAGTAGGATTAGTTTCTCGAAGATGTGACGTGTACAGCTATGGAATTATGCTCATGGAAACTTTCACAAGGAAAAAGCCATATGATGAAATGTTTCAAGAAAATTTGAACATGAGGATTTGGGTCTCTAATTCACTACCCGTCGCACCagatgatattattgatgacaCCTTATTGGAACCTGAAgatattgattttgagaaaaagttGCATTGTGTGTCCTCTATTTTGGAGTTGGCATTGAATTGCACAGCTGAATCTCCTAATGAGAGGCCGAACATGAAAGATGTTTTGGCAAATATCAAGAAG TATCCAATCTTTTTAAACATTCTAATGTCACAAATGTAG